Proteins from a single region of Blastopirellula marina:
- a CDS encoding DUF1559 domain-containing protein produces MVPRRRAFTLVELLVVIAIIGILIALLLPAVQAAREAARRMQCSNHLKQIVLATHNFESAHQEIVFNRYSDPGYSWFTGWDQWGDYGGADSRGWSWLTALLPYLEQSAIYDHGQIPNQTFGNSSAVSQSIPGFFCPSDSMQAHSPYVENTIYMNGVSTGLTNYKGVLGSNFCWGPYANTGANGNCEPWGWGDGIMIPLAWHQKKKSGSLVDGTSNTFLVGEQVWNEAAAKCSNCYGLGFSYAHTIEATANAALPPNARQPDGTEFALDDFEGQNGFRSRHPGGVLMGYADGSVHFVSETVDLATYRAMATIAGSESLRIGN; encoded by the coding sequence ATGGTGCCACGGCGGAGAGCCTTCACGTTGGTGGAATTGTTAGTCGTGATTGCGATTATCGGAATCTTAATCGCGCTGCTCCTTCCGGCGGTTCAAGCGGCGCGGGAAGCGGCTCGGCGGATGCAGTGTTCCAATCATTTGAAGCAAATCGTGCTCGCCACACACAACTTCGAGTCGGCCCACCAAGAGATTGTCTTCAATCGCTACAGCGATCCAGGCTACAGTTGGTTTACTGGTTGGGATCAATGGGGAGACTATGGCGGAGCCGATTCGCGTGGCTGGAGCTGGTTGACCGCTTTGCTGCCGTATCTCGAGCAGTCCGCCATTTATGATCATGGGCAAATCCCTAATCAGACGTTCGGCAATAGTTCCGCCGTTTCCCAGTCGATCCCAGGCTTCTTTTGCCCGAGCGACTCGATGCAGGCACACAGTCCGTACGTTGAGAACACCATCTATATGAATGGTGTCTCGACGGGGCTAACCAATTACAAAGGAGTGCTCGGTTCCAACTTCTGCTGGGGTCCTTATGCCAACACCGGTGCCAACGGCAACTGCGAACCATGGGGATGGGGAGACGGCATCATGATTCCGCTGGCTTGGCATCAAAAGAAGAAATCAGGCAGCCTGGTCGACGGAACGAGTAACACCTTTCTGGTCGGCGAGCAGGTCTGGAACGAAGCCGCGGCCAAGTGCAGCAACTGTTACGGACTCGGTTTCTCGTATGCCCACACGATTGAAGCGACCGCCAATGCGGCACTGCCTCCCAATGCCCGTCAGCCTGATGGTACCGAGTTTGCCCTCGACGATTTCGAAGGACAGAACGGTTTTCGTAGTCGGCATCCTGGTGGCGTGCTGATGGGCTATGCCGACGGCTCGGTTCACTTCGTCTCAGAAACGGTCGACCTGGCAACCTACCGCGCGATGGCTACGATCGCAGGCAGTGAAAGCCTGCGGATTGGTAATTAA
- a CDS encoding alpha/beta hydrolase family protein — translation MRCLLLLLLLSTTAIAQEKENPYSDPVPVASPYYRVRYEASTKEGELQFPVTYTMWLPEGVDKLRGVIVHQHGCGVGSCRSGQTGAFDLHWQALAQKHGCALLSPVYEQPEAANCQLWCDPRNGSSDAFQKGLADFAKQTGHTELTSVPWAIWGHSGGGHWCGGMVLLHPEKVAAAWLRSGVPLFEEKEGRNIVAYENVPAAALGVPVMCNLGTQEGYSVKEGRFSGVWPGVQAFFGKMREEGGLVSVSVDPLTSHQCGNQRYLAIPWLDACLTLRLPKESGRPLNELDESEGLLVALPMPGSEIESPVAAKRFAGDKSKSIWLPTNEIAQAWVQYMQNTEVTDNTPPPAPTQVKVEGNVITWDAAADLESGLASFTIMRDGKPIATLPEKSRNPFGRSIFQGLQYSDTPIQPLVEMKYLDETAESGKSYKYEVIAENTVGLKSK, via the coding sequence ATGCGCTGCCTGCTGTTGCTCCTCTTGTTGTCTACGACCGCGATCGCCCAGGAAAAAGAGAACCCCTATAGCGATCCTGTCCCGGTTGCATCCCCCTATTATCGCGTACGATACGAGGCCTCGACGAAAGAAGGAGAGCTTCAATTTCCGGTCACGTATACGATGTGGCTGCCGGAAGGTGTCGATAAGCTGCGGGGCGTGATCGTTCACCAGCATGGGTGTGGCGTTGGGTCGTGCCGTTCAGGGCAGACCGGAGCTTTCGATCTACATTGGCAAGCCTTGGCTCAGAAGCACGGTTGTGCGTTGTTGTCCCCTGTTTACGAGCAGCCGGAAGCGGCTAATTGTCAGCTATGGTGCGATCCTCGCAACGGTTCGTCGGATGCCTTTCAAAAGGGGCTCGCTGATTTCGCCAAGCAAACAGGACACACCGAACTGACATCTGTGCCGTGGGCCATCTGGGGTCATAGCGGTGGTGGCCATTGGTGCGGTGGCATGGTCCTGCTGCATCCCGAGAAAGTAGCCGCAGCCTGGCTGCGCAGTGGTGTGCCGCTGTTCGAGGAAAAGGAAGGTCGCAACATTGTCGCCTACGAGAATGTCCCTGCTGCGGCACTGGGCGTTCCGGTGATGTGCAACCTGGGTACGCAGGAAGGCTATTCGGTCAAAGAGGGACGCTTTTCGGGGGTATGGCCTGGGGTGCAGGCGTTTTTCGGCAAGATGCGTGAAGAGGGAGGCCTTGTATCGGTTTCGGTCGATCCGCTTACCAGCCATCAATGTGGCAATCAACGTTATCTGGCGATTCCTTGGCTCGATGCCTGCCTGACGCTTCGTCTGCCCAAAGAAAGTGGCCGGCCACTGAACGAGTTGGACGAATCAGAGGGGTTGCTCGTCGCGCTGCCGATGCCAGGAAGTGAAATTGAATCGCCGGTTGCCGCGAAGAGGTTCGCTGGAGACAAGAGCAAATCGATTTGGTTGCCGACCAACGAAATTGCTCAGGCCTGGGTGCAGTACATGCAGAATACTGAAGTCACTGACAACACCCCGCCGCCAGCACCGACCCAGGTGAAAGTCGAAGGCAACGTGATTACGTGGGACGCTGCTGCTGACCTGGAAAGCGGGCTGGCCAGTTTCACCATCATGCGTGATGGCAAGCCAATCGCCACGCTGCCTGAAAAGTCTCGCAATCCATTTGGTCGCTCGATATTCCAGGGCCTACAGTACAGCGACACACCTATTCAGCCGCTGGTCGAGATGAAGTACCTCGACGAGACGGCCGAATCAGGCAAGTCTTATAAGTACGAAGTCATTGCCGAGAACACTGTCGGGCTGAAGTCGAAATAA
- a CDS encoding BON domain-containing protein — protein MQQNQLNPFGGGTTGTGQLGLGGNTGRNSFGRFGAFGNMFNNQAFQNGFGQDDTPRLPTRLTVKFDHPRIPASLVSSDITRRVQKIGRFPGITVSVEDRVATVSGIVESEDDLRLIERFVAMEVGVSSVVNQLELQEPSPADQ, from the coding sequence ATGCAACAGAACCAGCTGAACCCGTTCGGTGGCGGTACCACGGGAACGGGGCAGCTCGGACTGGGTGGCAACACGGGGCGAAATAGCTTTGGCCGGTTCGGAGCTTTCGGAAATATGTTCAACAACCAGGCGTTTCAAAATGGCTTCGGCCAAGATGATACGCCCCGTCTGCCGACCAGGCTGACCGTGAAATTCGATCATCCAAGAATTCCAGCCAGTCTCGTGAGTTCCGACATCACCCGTCGGGTTCAAAAGATCGGTCGTTTTCCTGGCATTACCGTGTCTGTGGAAGACCGGGTGGCCACAGTGTCGGGGATTGTGGAGTCTGAAGATGATTTGCGGTTGATCGAACGGTTTGTTGCGATGGAAGTTGGGGTGTCATCGGTGGTGAACCAGCTTGAATTGCAGGAGCCATCACCGGCTGACCAATAG
- a CDS encoding cadherin repeat domain-containing protein, with protein sequence MSQRERVLAILVGVCLLTVGGYYFMSQYSSALSSRDRQIETLSKRLKEEKFVEAKAEMAMDRLVTYRQHALPESIRASQSFYQERLRETLEATGFNDIVIKPLNGRRGGNHYQHMFTINGQATMEQFVQFTYEFYSFNILHKFTKLTIIPVKDSELLDISMNVSVLSVDGTDEVPQPDEVRLPKLAHGSAKDYTDVILQRNLFAPANKPPLFTSKTEVEAELERPLRFRLSASDPDRKDRVTFFLGKDPPQGVELSESGSLQWTPGALGEYKITVEARDNRLPPKSSTQELLVKVVEPKPEPMPDTTPKRPEFDEAKFTFLTGTVAVGGQPKAWLNNRPKNQQLKLGPGDTFSVGTLKGKVVDVKDREVIIEIEGDLRVLSIGQPLAEATPMGPAGDL encoded by the coding sequence ATGAGCCAACGTGAACGTGTCTTGGCCATCCTGGTAGGCGTCTGCTTACTGACGGTTGGTGGTTACTACTTTATGAGCCAGTATTCTTCAGCCCTGAGTAGTCGCGATCGTCAGATCGAGACCCTCTCGAAGCGATTGAAGGAAGAAAAATTCGTCGAAGCCAAGGCGGAAATGGCGATGGACCGCCTGGTCACTTACCGCCAGCACGCGCTGCCGGAGAGTATTCGTGCTAGCCAATCGTTCTACCAGGAGCGTCTGCGCGAAACACTTGAGGCAACTGGTTTCAACGATATCGTCATCAAGCCGCTCAATGGACGCCGGGGTGGCAATCACTACCAGCACATGTTTACCATTAACGGCCAAGCCACGATGGAACAATTCGTCCAATTCACTTACGAGTTCTACTCGTTCAACATCCTGCATAAATTCACCAAGCTGACGATAATTCCTGTCAAGGATTCCGAGCTTCTCGACATCTCGATGAACGTCTCGGTACTCAGTGTGGACGGCACCGATGAAGTCCCGCAGCCAGATGAAGTACGTCTGCCCAAGTTGGCCCACGGTAGCGCCAAAGACTATACCGACGTCATCCTGCAGCGGAATCTGTTTGCTCCGGCCAACAAGCCTCCTCTGTTCACCTCGAAGACCGAAGTCGAAGCGGAACTGGAACGTCCCCTGCGGTTTCGCCTGAGTGCCAGCGATCCCGATCGCAAAGACCGCGTGACCTTCTTCCTGGGCAAGGATCCACCGCAAGGGGTCGAGCTTTCCGAAAGCGGTTCGCTTCAATGGACGCCAGGGGCCTTGGGGGAATACAAGATTACGGTCGAAGCCCGCGATAACCGCCTTCCCCCCAAGAGCTCTACGCAAGAGCTTTTGGTTAAGGTCGTCGAGCCCAAGCCGGAACCGATGCCCGATACGACGCCCAAGCGTCCCGAATTCGACGAAGCGAAGTTCACCTTCCTGACAGGTACGGTTGCTGTGGGTGGCCAGCCAAAGGCCTGGCTTAACAACCGGCCGAAGAATCAGCAGCTGAAACTGGGGCCTGGCGATACCTTCTCAGTCGGTACCCTCAAGGGGAAAGTCGTCGACGTAAAAGACCGTGAGGTAATCATCGAAATCGAAGGGGACCTGCGAGTCCTCTCGATCGGGCAGCCCCTTGCCGAAGCCACCCCAATGGGCCCAGCCGGCGATCTTTAA
- a CDS encoding DUF1080 domain-containing protein yields MPKQNIALALLTIAAISRALSADDFQPNQKELPVPPPEGAIVLLSSDTNEFLSKNGGEINWPLEDGVLTSTRGEGRSNHIVSKPHFRDADIHVEFKLPKKGSGNSGIYIHGNYELQIINSVEKEKLDQGDIGAVYGFAPALVNAGKGPDEWQVYDIRYTAPRRDESGKIVEEGTITAWLNGQKVQEGTKLGEPRSNYHPYRYNTTDYLKTIWEKQKQTGIGPVFLQDHDNAVQFRNVWVKPLDDKALEYQADK; encoded by the coding sequence ATGCCCAAACAAAATATTGCTCTCGCCCTGCTCACAATCGCAGCAATTAGCCGCGCGCTTTCGGCCGACGACTTTCAGCCGAACCAGAAGGAACTGCCGGTACCACCACCGGAAGGTGCAATCGTTTTGCTAAGCAGTGATACAAATGAGTTTCTCAGCAAAAATGGGGGAGAAATCAACTGGCCGCTGGAAGATGGCGTACTCACATCGACACGCGGAGAAGGACGGTCGAACCACATCGTCTCGAAGCCTCATTTCCGCGATGCCGATATTCACGTCGAGTTTAAATTGCCCAAAAAAGGAAGCGGCAATAGCGGCATCTATATTCACGGCAACTACGAACTTCAGATCATCAACTCGGTCGAAAAAGAAAAGCTCGACCAGGGGGACATCGGGGCGGTATACGGCTTTGCTCCAGCACTCGTCAATGCGGGCAAAGGCCCAGATGAATGGCAAGTCTATGACATTCGCTACACGGCCCCCCGTCGAGACGAGTCAGGCAAGATTGTGGAAGAAGGAACGATCACTGCCTGGCTCAATGGCCAGAAGGTGCAAGAGGGAACCAAGCTCGGAGAGCCCCGTTCCAATTACCATCCTTACCGCTACAACACCACCGATTACCTGAAGACGATCTGGGAAAAGCAGAAGCAGACCGGTATCGGTCCCGTGTTTCTCCAAGACCACGACAACGCCGTGCAGTTCCGCAACGTGTGGGTGAAACCGCTGGATGACAAAGCGTTGGAATACCAGGCAGACAAATAG
- a CDS encoding DUF2461 domain-containing protein, with amino-acid sequence MTAFGITPKSFKLLDELTANNNREWYHAHKEELREQLLDPFASILESASAKMKNAKRPFSGSKQTMFRLYRDTRFSNDKRPYKEHVGGLLTPSGNKKEDTALIYAHLASDGGFIASGFYRLETKDLNRIRDRMIEDAKTFQAITRKITKAGYHFAEIEPLKSMPRGYAQYADHEHATFLKMKSLIVSQNQSREAWIDGSVVKELVKLHKATVDLMLFGLEAIGKKS; translated from the coding sequence ATGACCGCGTTCGGCATTACCCCCAAATCGTTTAAGCTTCTCGACGAACTAACCGCCAACAACAATCGCGAGTGGTACCACGCACACAAAGAGGAACTTCGCGAGCAGCTCCTCGATCCGTTCGCGAGCATTCTCGAATCCGCATCCGCCAAGATGAAGAATGCCAAACGTCCCTTCTCTGGCAGCAAGCAGACGATGTTTCGCTTGTATCGCGACACCCGCTTTTCCAATGACAAGCGTCCCTACAAAGAGCATGTCGGCGGCCTGCTGACACCGTCAGGCAACAAAAAAGAAGACACGGCCCTCATATATGCCCACCTGGCATCGGACGGCGGCTTCATCGCATCCGGGTTCTATCGTTTGGAAACGAAAGACTTGAACCGCATACGCGATCGCATGATCGAAGACGCCAAGACCTTTCAGGCGATCACGCGCAAGATCACCAAGGCAGGCTACCATTTCGCTGAGATTGAACCTCTCAAATCGATGCCACGCGGCTACGCCCAATACGCCGACCACGAGCATGCCACCTTCCTGAAGATGAAGTCGCTGATTGTCTCTCAGAACCAGTCGCGGGAAGCGTGGATCGACGGTTCGGTGGTGAAGGAGTTAGTCAAACTGCATAAGGCGACTGTCGACTTGATGCTCTTCGGATTGGAAGCGATCGGTAAGAAATCGTGA
- a CDS encoding DUF3352 domain-containing protein, which yields MKFSLTPLLTLLLSALLVSSTWAERPNAARIVSDQTFAFLRVANTPDFIAKMEQTAIGKAANDPQMQPFVSGIWQTLKQSAANAEERSGIMLEELLSIPQGELVAGVVAMQEGQPGVVIMCDLGEDTRVIEKVVSLLETVAGNDGALIERSEFKGAQITLIRGNNGPLAICIHENVLLLSNRIEVVEDTLEHWSGDREDSLASDDRFTTIVSSSRGTKDEPAQMIWYVNPIDALRTITKNQPGGSYVMGFLPVLGLDGVKAIGGSYIAATEDFDTIGHLHIMLERPRTGVIEMIALKNASTEPEGWVPEDVTNYMTSNWDVDKSYGALENLYDSIFGEGKLAEDIDRRINQRTGIDFKTEIIENLEGKFTLVQWYEPPARINSQATFIAAKIKDRAQMQKTLDRIVESLPRLNDVVEKRNFGDATFYQANVADAPIPEDVPEDRRQRMENRRALRPEPCFGLIGDYLFFADRPGIVEHVTMTFGGDSPRLADDLSFKLVLNKLQAHAGERKVAMVSFARPEESLRMVYELVQADSTRTFIGQRAERNDFFKNLQGNLDANPLPDFNVISQYLAPSGAIMVDDETGLHWIGFSLKRDTE from the coding sequence ATGAAATTCAGCCTCACCCCACTTCTTACCCTCCTGCTATCAGCCCTGCTCGTTTCGAGTACCTGGGCGGAACGCCCCAACGCAGCACGAATTGTCTCGGACCAGACGTTCGCTTTCCTGCGGGTGGCAAACACGCCCGATTTTATTGCGAAAATGGAGCAAACGGCCATCGGCAAAGCGGCCAACGACCCTCAAATGCAGCCATTTGTCAGCGGCATTTGGCAGACACTCAAGCAGTCGGCGGCCAACGCCGAGGAACGTAGCGGCATCATGCTTGAAGAACTGCTGAGCATCCCGCAGGGAGAATTGGTCGCCGGCGTGGTTGCCATGCAGGAAGGACAGCCCGGTGTCGTTATCATGTGCGACCTCGGCGAGGATACCCGTGTTATCGAAAAGGTAGTCAGTCTGCTAGAAACGGTCGCCGGCAACGATGGTGCCCTAATCGAACGTAGCGAGTTCAAAGGTGCCCAGATCACCTTGATTCGCGGCAACAACGGCCCTCTAGCCATCTGTATTCACGAGAACGTCCTACTGCTTTCCAACCGGATTGAAGTCGTCGAAGACACTTTGGAACATTGGTCTGGCGACCGAGAAGACAGCCTGGCATCGGACGATCGTTTTACGACCATCGTCTCGTCATCGCGTGGCACCAAGGACGAGCCAGCCCAGATGATCTGGTATGTCAATCCGATCGACGCCCTACGCACCATTACCAAAAACCAACCGGGCGGCAGTTACGTCATGGGCTTTCTGCCGGTCCTGGGCCTTGATGGTGTGAAAGCGATTGGCGGAAGCTACATCGCCGCGACCGAAGACTTCGATACGATTGGCCACTTGCACATCATGCTGGAACGCCCCCGTACCGGCGTGATCGAAATGATCGCTCTGAAGAATGCTTCGACCGAGCCGGAAGGCTGGGTGCCAGAGGACGTTACCAATTACATGACCAGCAATTGGGACGTAGACAAGAGCTATGGCGCATTGGAAAACCTCTACGACAGCATCTTTGGCGAAGGCAAACTGGCCGAGGACATCGATCGCCGTATCAACCAGCGAACCGGTATCGATTTCAAAACCGAGATCATAGAAAACCTGGAAGGCAAATTCACGCTAGTCCAGTGGTACGAGCCCCCGGCACGCATCAATAGCCAGGCCACCTTTATCGCGGCCAAGATCAAAGACCGAGCCCAGATGCAAAAGACACTGGATCGTATCGTCGAGTCGCTGCCTCGGCTGAACGATGTGGTCGAGAAGCGTAACTTCGGCGATGCAACCTTCTACCAGGCCAACGTTGCCGATGCCCCCATTCCGGAAGACGTGCCCGAAGATCGACGACAACGAATGGAGAACCGCCGGGCTCTGCGACCGGAACCTTGCTTCGGATTGATTGGCGACTACCTCTTTTTCGCCGATCGCCCAGGCATCGTCGAACATGTCACGATGACTTTCGGCGGTGACTCGCCACGACTGGCGGATGACCTGAGCTTCAAGCTTGTTCTCAACAAATTGCAAGCTCACGCTGGTGAACGCAAAGTCGCCATGGTCAGCTTTGCTCGGCCAGAAGAGAGCCTACGAATGGTCTACGAGTTGGTCCAAGCCGATTCAACCCGCACTTTCATTGGCCAGCGTGCGGAGCGGAACGACTTCTTCAAGAATCTGCAAGGCAACCTCGATGCCAACCCCCTACCCGACTTCAACGTCATCAGCCAGTACCTGGCTCCTAGCGGAGCGATCATGGTCGACGACGAAACCGGGTTGCACTGGATCGGTTTTTCGCTGAAACGCGACACCGAGTAA
- a CDS encoding secretin N-terminal domain-containing protein, with protein sequence MTRLLVSALVVAVSGLLSYPVGAQEQTSAASVESYQINPQKLEGLTSVLQQLFSGKPDVIIHADKSSGKLVVHAPMAVQSQIAQFVQQSGYKAANAAPVELNASELRVRPAVDQPNATPPEPLFQRSRDLGDGLVELEIKLNNLQGESLESGIAKLVGKRIPASISAEGAMVMMTLPTNTDKKVSLQVYRNEGTAILRGASDSARSWGEVIRAMDTPSHSDAYRTTLVSLRNASRDNVEKALDPLRDAENSLAKKQVFEALKDVAGKKKLRWSGDLAAMIFQPEPEQPVEGNANDDDNAAQIIGQPQGGKPIDIPDQPNPNNPQFTISPEEDGGLIGPVQIEFLEGLDVIVVRGHKRDVERITNIINDIERLSVETQPVIEVRELLHANSEAVATMINELYESLLNARYGQVSITALNKPNAILVIGRAQSVEGILELIEKLDQPVGPAKTLKVFPLENLAAAEAQTKLSEFYTEPTALGTRIRISSDVRSNSLIVAASPRDMVEIEYLLKQIDVPTSESTLKLEIVQLRNSVAEDLAPILQEAITGTPATGGNQQQAQSTAQVRAAMLSFMTLDTEGKQILRSGILNEVQVTADTRSNALIIKAPEHSMELVLALVKHLDSQPSAESQIKVFTIVNGDATQLSTMLNELFQTVQSANNQARQTNAFFTPQAASTGESSLIPLNFTVDTRTNSIIASGSATDLTVVEAILLRLDQDEVTERKSTVVRLRNARADLVAESLTALLSEESQLQTLDPSVVSPFQQLVREVIVVPELFSNSLIISATPRYFDQVLEIVRELDERPPMVMLQVLIADVRLNDLEELGFELGLQDSVLFDRSVVSSGSLDPGYNWNNQTLGNSSSAASLATASAVGSQGLTNFALGRVNNDLGYGGFVFSAASESVNILVRALERESRLEVLARPQIMTMDNQPGFIQVGERVPYITSTQQTVNGTINTTELINTGIILSVTPRISPDGVVVMALQAERSAVGSEANGIPISINQNGDVIRSPRIDTQTATAVVSARSGQTIVFGGLISNSSEVVNRQVPLLGDVPLLGRFFRYDSYNAQRSELLIIITPIVVRSDEDAAFLKEQEMCRMSWCLADVAKVYGPEALYGIDPSMPMDDGIIAIHPDENPAGVPEVIPPGYHAPVLDPPRGPLPPPNQQLPSLGSPGFAPPNGGIPRSSVLQPVEVRPVNFQQNYQAMPPQQQPVQGYPQQPPAQQPQQGAVSQYSQYTQPQPVR encoded by the coding sequence ATGACACGTTTACTGGTCAGCGCACTCGTCGTCGCTGTGAGTGGTTTGCTGTCTTACCCTGTCGGTGCACAGGAACAGACATCTGCCGCTAGCGTAGAGTCGTATCAAATCAATCCCCAGAAGCTGGAAGGGCTGACGAGCGTTCTCCAGCAGCTGTTCTCAGGTAAGCCGGATGTGATCATCCATGCGGACAAGTCCTCTGGCAAGCTTGTCGTCCACGCGCCCATGGCCGTTCAGTCGCAGATTGCTCAGTTCGTACAGCAATCCGGCTACAAGGCCGCCAACGCTGCGCCAGTTGAACTGAACGCCTCGGAATTGCGTGTGCGTCCAGCCGTAGACCAGCCAAACGCCACTCCGCCGGAACCGCTGTTTCAACGCAGCCGTGATCTCGGTGACGGCCTCGTTGAACTCGAAATCAAGCTGAACAACCTCCAAGGGGAATCCCTGGAGTCAGGCATCGCCAAGCTTGTTGGCAAGCGAATCCCCGCCAGTATCTCGGCGGAAGGTGCCATGGTGATGATGACCCTGCCTACCAACACCGACAAGAAGGTGAGCCTGCAGGTTTATCGCAACGAAGGCACCGCCATTCTTCGCGGTGCGTCAGATTCGGCACGCAGTTGGGGCGAAGTCATTCGCGCCATGGACACTCCATCCCACAGCGATGCCTACCGCACGACCCTCGTTTCACTCCGCAACGCATCTCGCGACAATGTAGAAAAGGCACTCGATCCACTGCGTGACGCTGAAAACAGCCTTGCCAAAAAGCAGGTCTTCGAAGCTCTAAAAGACGTTGCCGGCAAGAAGAAGCTCCGCTGGAGTGGTGACCTGGCCGCGATGATCTTCCAACCAGAACCAGAACAGCCAGTCGAAGGTAATGCCAACGACGACGACAATGCTGCTCAAATCATCGGCCAACCCCAAGGCGGCAAGCCGATTGATATTCCGGACCAGCCAAACCCCAACAACCCGCAGTTCACCATCAGCCCAGAAGAAGATGGCGGACTCATTGGTCCGGTTCAGATCGAATTCCTGGAAGGGCTGGACGTGATTGTCGTGCGTGGCCACAAACGCGACGTCGAACGTATCACGAACATCATTAACGATATCGAACGACTGAGCGTAGAAACCCAGCCCGTCATCGAAGTTCGCGAACTGCTGCACGCCAACAGCGAAGCAGTCGCAACGATGATCAACGAACTTTACGAAAGCCTTCTTAACGCCCGCTATGGCCAGGTCAGCATCACGGCCCTCAACAAGCCCAATGCGATTCTAGTCATCGGTCGTGCTCAAAGCGTGGAAGGGATTCTGGAACTGATCGAAAAGCTGGACCAACCTGTTGGCCCTGCCAAGACCCTAAAGGTCTTCCCACTTGAGAACTTGGCCGCTGCGGAAGCACAGACCAAGCTTTCCGAGTTCTATACCGAACCTACGGCCCTCGGAACGCGGATTCGTATCAGCTCCGATGTTCGTAGCAACTCGCTAATCGTCGCGGCCAGCCCGCGAGACATGGTGGAAATCGAATACCTGCTGAAGCAAATCGATGTTCCGACCAGCGAATCGACCCTCAAGTTGGAAATCGTGCAGCTTCGCAACTCAGTTGCTGAAGACCTCGCTCCTATCTTGCAGGAAGCCATTACCGGAACGCCTGCCACCGGCGGAAACCAGCAGCAAGCTCAGTCGACTGCCCAGGTTCGCGCCGCCATGCTTTCGTTCATGACGCTAGACACCGAAGGTAAGCAGATCTTGCGGTCCGGAATCTTGAACGAAGTCCAAGTGACCGCGGATACGCGTTCCAATGCCCTTATCATCAAAGCTCCTGAGCACAGCATGGAGTTAGTACTGGCTTTGGTAAAGCATCTCGATTCCCAGCCTTCGGCTGAATCGCAGATCAAAGTGTTCACGATCGTCAACGGTGACGCCACGCAGCTTTCGACAATGCTGAACGAGCTGTTCCAGACCGTTCAGTCGGCCAACAACCAGGCCCGTCAAACCAATGCGTTCTTCACGCCGCAGGCCGCCAGCACCGGTGAATCGAGCCTGATTCCGTTGAACTTTACCGTCGACACCCGCACCAATAGCATCATCGCCTCAGGCTCTGCCACGGACCTTACCGTTGTCGAAGCGATCCTCCTTCGCTTGGATCAGGACGAGGTGACCGAGCGAAAGAGCACCGTCGTGCGTCTGCGTAACGCTCGTGCCGATCTGGTTGCTGAATCGCTGACAGCACTTCTTTCGGAAGAAAGCCAACTGCAAACGCTCGACCCTTCGGTCGTCAGCCCATTCCAGCAATTGGTTCGCGAAGTGATCGTGGTGCCCGAACTGTTCAGCAACAGTCTGATCATCAGTGCCACTCCACGTTACTTCGACCAGGTTCTAGAAATCGTGCGAGAACTCGACGAACGGCCACCGATGGTCATGCTGCAAGTCTTGATCGCCGACGTTCGCCTGAACGACCTGGAAGAACTCGGCTTCGAGCTTGGCCTGCAAGACTCGGTACTATTTGACCGAAGCGTGGTTTCCTCTGGCTCGCTCGATCCAGGCTACAACTGGAACAATCAGACACTGGGCAACAGTTCGAGCGCTGCGAGCCTCGCCACGGCTAGTGCCGTCGGTAGCCAAGGCCTGACGAACTTCGCCCTGGGGCGTGTTAACAACGACCTCGGTTACGGTGGTTTCGTCTTCTCGGCAGCCAGCGAATCGGTCAATATTCTCGTGCGTGCATTGGAACGGGAAAGCCGACTTGAAGTGCTCGCTCGTCCACAAATCATGACCATGGACAACCAGCCCGGCTTTATTCAGGTGGGTGAACGTGTCCCTTATATCACCTCGACGCAGCAAACCGTCAACGGCACGATTAACACGACCGAACTGATCAACACAGGGATCATCCTCAGCGTGACCCCGCGTATCAGCCCAGACGGTGTTGTTGTGATGGCTCTACAAGCCGAACGCTCGGCTGTCGGCTCGGAAGCCAATGGTATTCCGATCTCGATCAACCAGAACGGTGACGTCATTCGTTCGCCACGAATCGATACCCAAACCGCGACGGCCGTGGTGAGTGCTCGCTCGGGCCAAACGATCGTCTTCGGTGGTTTGATCTCGAACTCGTCCGAAGTGGTCAATCGCCAGGTCCCACTCCTGGGCGACGTACCGCTGCTGGGTCGATTCTTCCGCTACGACAGTTACAACGCTCAGCGTAGCGAACTACTGATTATCATTACGCCAATCGTGGTCCGCTCGGACGAGGACGCTGCGTTCCTGAAAGAACAGGAAATGTGCCGCATGAGTTGGTGCCTGGCAGACGTGGCCAAGGTTTACGGCCCCGAGGCCCTCTACGGTATCGATCCTTCGATGCCAATGGACGATGGCATCATCGCGATCCACCCAGACGAAAACCCTGCAGGCGTTCCGGAAGTGATTCCGCCTGGGTATCACGCCCCGGTCCTGGATCCTCCACGAGGTCCACTCCCGCCGCCTAATCAGCAGTTGCCGAGCCTGGGCTCGCCGGGCTTCGCGCCACCAAATGGCGGTATACCCCGATCGTCGGTTCTACAGCCAGTCGAAGTTCGTCCCGTGAACTTCCAACAGAATTACCAGGCGATGCCGCCGCAACAGCAACCGGTTCAGGGATACCCTCAACAGCCACCGGCTCAGCAGCCGCAGCAAGGGGCAGTCTCACAGTATTCGCAGTACACGCAGCCACAACCGGTTCGCTAG